The Microbacterium sp. W4I20 genome segment TCTGGATGTTCACCTCGACCGAGGCATCCGGTGCGATGAACTCCAGCGCCGCCTCTGCATCCGCGGCGTCGGCCTGCACGCGGTACGGCAGGCGCACCGCGAGGAACTTCGCCTCGCCGCCCTCGGCGCGCACCCGCTCGACCGCGAGTTGCGCGAGGCGCCCGGCGAGGGTCGAGTCCTGCCCGCCGGAGATGCCGAGGACGAAGCCTCTCGCTCCGGTGGTGCGCAGGTAGTCGACGAGGAAGCGGACGCGCCGCTCCACCTCGGCTTCGGGGTCGATCTCGGGCTTGACTCCGAGGTCTTCGGAGATCTGCTGCTGCAGGGTCATGGAGGTCCTCCGGTCTTCTCCCCATCAGTATGCTCCCCCAGTGTTACATCGGAATGACGTGCCGGGCGCGGAGCGGGACGTGCGGCCGGCGGGCGATGGGACAATGGAGGAGTGAGACTCCTCGTCGCCGCGATGGCATCCGAACTCGAAGCGTTCCCCGACGACCTGCACGGTTTCGATCAGCTCGTCACCGGCGAGGGCAAGATGCAGGCGACCCACGCGCTGACCCGCGCGCTCGCGGCGAAGGAGTACGAGGAGGTCGTCGTGGTCGGCACAGCCGGGGGGATCGACCCCGCGCTCGAAGCCGTGGTGCACGAGATCGGAAGCGCGCTGCAGCACGACGTCTTCGATCTCGACGGCGTGGCCGGGCAGCACGTGTCGTTGCCCGCACGCGTGTCGACGGGTCGCGACGGCGTGCTGATCGCAACGGGCGACAGCTTCGTCGGCGATGCGGGCATCACCGCGGTCATCCGTCCCTCTGGCGCGGGCCTGGTCGACATGGAGACCTACGCGTACATCTGGGTCGCGCAGCAGTTCGGGGTGCCTGTCCGCGCGTTCCGCGCCATCTCCGACCGCGCCGAAGCGGGAGCGCTGGTCGATTTCCGGGCCGCGATCGCGCGGTGCAGTGTGATGCTGCGTGAGAAGATCCGCGAGCAGTACGGCGTCTGACCGTCAGCGTGTCTCGATGATGCTCGGCCCGTTCGGCGTGGCCCGCACCGTGAGCTGAGCGGGGATCTGCTCCTGCATGGCCTCGACGTGGCTGATCACGCCGACCGTTCGTCCGCCCTGCCGCAGTTCGTCGAGCGTCCGCATCGCGACATCGAGGGTGTCGCCGTCGAGGGAACCGAAACCCTCATCGATGAAGAGCGTGTCGAGGCGGATGCCGCCGGCCCGGGCCGTGACCACCTCAGCGAGACCGAGCGCGAGGGCGAGCGAGGTGAGGAACGTCTCGCCACCGGAGAGCGACTGCGGCGGGCGAGCCTGCCCGGTGAAGGCGTCTGAGACCACGATGCCGAGCCCGGATGCTGCGCCCCGGGCAGCCAGCGCGTCGGAGTGCTGCAGCTGGTAGCGGCCGGTGGACATGTCGTACAGCCGTCGATTGGCCGCCTCGACGATCTCCTCCAGCTCTGCCGCGAGCACGAATGTCTCCAGCGTCATCTTGCGGGTGTTGGCTCCGCGGCCGGCGATCGTGTCGGCGAGGTTCTGCAACACCTCGAACTCCGCGGCGTCCTCTCCGGTGCGCGCGTGCTCGGCGGCCGCAGATCGAAGGAGATCGTCGAGACGCTCCGCCGTACCGGATGCACGGCTCGCCTCGTCGACAGCGCGCGTCCATGCGGCACGGGCGGAGGCGGCGGCATCTTCGGCCGGAGTCAGATCGATCGGCTCCTCCGGCAGAGTGCGCAGCTCGAGGTCGAACAGGATCGACCTCTCCTTCTCGCGCTGCACCGCATGCTGGGAGATGCGCAGCTCGAGGGCCTCCTGGATCGCGGCAGTCCGGAGTGCGCGTTCGGCGGCCGAGACGTCGGCGAAGCTGGATGCCGCGAGCGCCGACTCCTGCTCCTCCTGCGCCTCGGCGAGAGCGCGGGACCTGCGTGCCCGCTCGGCGGTCGCGGCGGCCAAGGCCCGAGCGGCAGCGACCTTCGCCGACGCGTCGGCCTGGCGCTCGGCGACGGTGGCGAATGGTCCTCGGGCTTCGGCGATCAGCGCGCGGGCCTCGGCGATCCGCTGGTCGAGCACGACGAGCTGCTCGCGGGCCGCGGCGAGGGTCGCTGCGGCATCCGCGCGTTCCCGCTCGAGCCGCTCGCCGCGGCCGACGATCTCCTGCAGCTGCGCCTCCACCGACTTCACCCGGTCTGCGGCGGCGAGGCTCTGCGTGTGCAGGTCGGCGGCGGCGGCTCGTTCTGTCTCCGTCTGCTCGACGCTGCGCCCGTCGGCTCTGGAGTCTGCAGCGGCGAGCTCGGCCCGTAGCGCCGACGCGGTGGCGGCGGCGGTGTGCTCCTCGCCGGCCGCGCGGTCGCGGGCGGCCTCGGCGGCGGCGAGGTCGTCGGCCGAGACGGGGTCGGCGTGGGTGGCCGGTGCCGGATGCTCGTGGGCTCCGCACACCGGACACGGCTGGTCGTCGACGAGACCGGAGGCGAGTTCTCCCGCCATGCCGTCGAAGCGGCGCTGCCGCAGTGTCGCCAGAGTGGTCTGCGCCGCGGCATGGACCGCCGTCGTGGCGGCAAGGTGCTGCTCGGCGAGCTGCTGCTCCGCGCGCAGTCGTTGGGCATCGTGGGCGGCGGCGGCGCGTGCATCGGCGTTGTCGCGAGCGGCGCGGAGATCCGTCTCGCGGTCGGCGAGGCGCCGCGCGACGTCGCGCTCGGCCGTCAGCGCATCGGTCTGTTCGGGCAGCGCGGCACGATCGGCCGCTCCCGCCTCCACGCGTGCGGCGGCCGTCTGAACGGCCGCTTCCGCTGCGCGCAGCTCGGACGCGAGCACCGGTTCCTGCTGTTCGAGCTCGCGCGCACGGTCCCACGCGCCGCTCTCCCTGGTGCGCTCGACGGCCCAGGCCTCGAGGTCGTCCACGCTCGTGACCTCGAACAGCGCCCACGCGGCACGGGCGGTCTCCTCCGACTCGTTCGCCGCCTCGAGAGCCGTCCTCGCCCGGGCGACGGCGGCGATGACGGTGCGCAACCCTTCGGCAGACCGGGCGTCGGCGAGCTCGGCACGAGCCGCCGCGACCGTGGGCTCCTCGTCGTCGAGGCGCGCGAGCGCCACGCGGGCCCGGTCGCGTTCGGCCTGATCACGCCGCTCTTCCCGCCGTAGCGCGAGCAGCGCGTCGGCATCGGTCGAGTGCTTCTCCGCCTCGGCGCGCTCGGATGCGCGACGCTCCGCACGGTAGTCGGCGCGTGCCTTCGCCCGTGTCAGCTCCTCGAGGCGCTGCGTGGTCGTCGCCGCGGCACCCGGCACGGTCGGTACGTCTCCGCGGTCGCCGGGTGCGGCGTCCATCGATCCGACCGCGTCGGCGGAGTCACCCCAGAGCTCGGCGCTCGTGACGAGCCGCTCGGCTTCCTCGACTCGGGCGGCGACGGTCGCGAGCCGGGCGCCCAGGGCGTGTTCGGCCGCCCTGCGCCGCTCGTCGAACCGCGCCTGCACATCTTCGAACCGCTGGGTGCCGAACAGCCGGCGCAGCAGCGTCTGGCGATCCTTGCTGCCGGCGAGCAGGAACTCGGAGAACCGGTTCTGGGCGAGCAGGATGACCTGCAGGAACTGCTCCCTGCTCAGCTGCAGGATCTCATCGAGCTCGTTCGCCACGTCGACCGCGCGCGCCGCGCGGCCGATCC includes the following:
- a CDS encoding SMC family ATPase codes for the protein MRLHRLEVEGFGPFRSRQTVDFDAFADDGIFLIAGRTGAGKSSILDAVCFGLYGGVPRYDGGEKRLRSDHCEPDDISEVVVEFSASAGRFRVTRSPEYMRPAKRGGGMTKQAQGVALDEWTDAGWIGRAARAVDVANELDEILQLSREQFLQVILLAQNRFSEFLLAGSKDRQTLLRRLFGTQRFEDVQARFDERRRAAEHALGARLATVAARVEEAERLVTSAELWGDSADAVGSMDAAPGDRGDVPTVPGAAATTTQRLEELTRAKARADYRAERRASERAEAEKHSTDADALLALRREERRDQAERDRARVALARLDDEEPTVAAARAELADARSAEGLRTVIAAVARARTALEAANESEETARAAWALFEVTSVDDLEAWAVERTRESGAWDRARELEQQEPVLASELRAAEAAVQTAAARVEAGAADRAALPEQTDALTAERDVARRLADRETDLRAARDNADARAAAAHDAQRLRAEQQLAEQHLAATTAVHAAAQTTLATLRQRRFDGMAGELASGLVDDQPCPVCGAHEHPAPATHADPVSADDLAAAEAARDRAAGEEHTAAATASALRAELAAADSRADGRSVEQTETERAAAADLHTQSLAAADRVKSVEAQLQEIVGRGERLERERADAAATLAAAREQLVVLDQRIAEARALIAEARGPFATVAERQADASAKVAAARALAAATAERARRSRALAEAQEEQESALAASSFADVSAAERALRTAAIQEALELRISQHAVQREKERSILFDLELRTLPEEPIDLTPAEDAAASARAAWTRAVDEASRASGTAERLDDLLRSAAAEHARTGEDAAEFEVLQNLADTIAGRGANTRKMTLETFVLAAELEEIVEAANRRLYDMSTGRYQLQHSDALAARGAASGLGIVVSDAFTGQARPPQSLSGGETFLTSLALALGLAEVVTARAGGIRLDTLFIDEGFGSLDGDTLDVAMRTLDELRQGGRTVGVISHVEAMQEQIPAQLTVRATPNGPSIIETR
- a CDS encoding nucleoside phosphorylase, whose amino-acid sequence is MRLLVAAMASELEAFPDDLHGFDQLVTGEGKMQATHALTRALAAKEYEEVVVVGTAGGIDPALEAVVHEIGSALQHDVFDLDGVAGQHVSLPARVSTGRDGVLIATGDSFVGDAGITAVIRPSGAGLVDMETYAYIWVAQQFGVPVRAFRAISDRAEAGALVDFRAAIARCSVMLREKIREQYGV